The following proteins come from a genomic window of Synechococcus sp. BIOS-E4-1:
- a CDS encoding DUF1818 family protein has translation MIQEEGSGWRLSRDPSRPVFSVLIGGEHWALELKESEACELASLFADLTDQHRSICAQLMAEESISIELERGSWWVCLEGDRSRWTLRGICSGDGDQARGFEVCWPDPAAQAIAEAMRTLWDNSND, from the coding sequence ATGATTCAAGAGGAGGGCTCCGGCTGGAGATTATCCAGGGATCCTTCCCGCCCGGTATTTTCCGTCCTGATCGGTGGAGAACACTGGGCCCTCGAACTCAAGGAGAGTGAAGCCTGCGAGCTGGCTTCACTGTTCGCTGATCTGACAGATCAACATCGATCCATCTGTGCCCAGCTTATGGCGGAGGAATCCATCAGCATCGAGCTGGAGCGTGGCAGTTGGTGGGTCTGCCTCGAAGGTGATCGATCACGCTGGACGCTTCGGGGCATCTGCAGCGGTGATGGTGACCAGGCTCGTGGCTTTGAAGTCTGCTGGCCTGACCCTGCTGCGCAGGCCATCGCGGAGGCGATGAGAACGTTGTGGGACAACAGTAATGATTAG
- a CDS encoding Hsp70 family protein, whose translation MAVVQPLAAEQNLHLSGASYNVGTLAIDLGSTTTVVAFQSAERSEVDLLDLPLITREQGAIPSLIWAEDAVSGPALVGLEVLENGLHERDAPQLHRDFKRWIGMPSDPQSAERRLSPEQAGARLLTEIWKRMPPELSIERLVLTAPVDQGSGYRDWLLKACEPMQVAEIALVDEPTAAALGAGLEAGSKLLVVDLGGGTLDLSLVALEGGEGRAAPVAQLLRFRGQDLTNSRQALRQAKVLGKAGINLGGRDLDRWILDELCPGGLPEEGDGLMALLNAAERLKCRLSDPDIPNRERLSEIANGPEFDAPSNLSMDRHKFSRLLQERGLFDALEGLLSKTLRDAELNGCPAVDLDAVVVVGGGAHLPQLRDWLTEKLSPTPLLTPPPMEAVACGALSLTPGVRMQDLLQRGISLRCWNQRSNSHHWHPLFLPGQPWPSSKPLELILSASGPDQQSLELVLGESRGETRHEVVMVNGLPRVLEKTDGWDDVTRRPDTACELALDPPGQPGEDCLKLRFHLNDQAELILEGEDLRTGESLEPRPLGTVR comes from the coding sequence ATAGCGGTGGTTCAGCCCCTCGCTGCCGAACAAAACCTTCATCTTTCCGGCGCGTCTTACAACGTCGGCACCCTGGCGATCGACCTGGGAAGCACCACCACAGTGGTTGCTTTTCAGTCTGCTGAGCGATCAGAGGTGGATCTGCTCGATCTACCTCTGATCACCCGTGAGCAGGGAGCGATCCCATCGCTCATCTGGGCCGAGGACGCGGTCTCAGGGCCAGCGCTGGTTGGGCTTGAGGTGCTGGAAAACGGTTTACACGAACGCGATGCTCCTCAGCTGCATCGCGACTTCAAGCGTTGGATCGGCATGCCATCAGATCCACAGAGTGCCGAAAGACGACTCAGCCCGGAACAGGCCGGTGCTCGGCTTCTCACGGAAATCTGGAAGCGGATGCCCCCGGAACTCAGCATCGAGCGACTCGTGCTGACAGCCCCGGTGGATCAGGGCTCCGGCTATCGCGACTGGCTTCTCAAAGCCTGCGAACCGATGCAGGTCGCAGAGATCGCCTTGGTGGACGAACCAACAGCTGCTGCCCTCGGGGCTGGACTAGAAGCCGGCTCCAAGCTTCTCGTCGTCGATCTTGGCGGAGGAACTCTGGATCTATCCCTTGTCGCCCTCGAAGGGGGTGAAGGTCGTGCTGCTCCAGTGGCCCAGCTGCTTCGCTTCCGCGGCCAGGACCTCACCAACAGCCGTCAGGCGCTACGTCAGGCCAAGGTCCTCGGCAAAGCGGGCATCAACCTGGGTGGCAGGGATCTTGATCGCTGGATTCTCGACGAACTCTGTCCAGGCGGCCTGCCGGAGGAGGGTGATGGGCTGATGGCTCTGCTGAATGCGGCGGAACGTCTCAAATGTCGTCTCAGCGATCCCGATATCCCGAATCGGGAGCGCCTCTCGGAAATAGCCAATGGCCCGGAATTCGATGCGCCGAGCAACCTGTCGATGGATCGACACAAGTTCAGTCGCCTGCTGCAGGAGCGAGGGCTGTTTGATGCCCTTGAAGGACTGCTCAGCAAGACCTTGCGCGATGCCGAACTCAACGGCTGTCCGGCCGTGGATCTTGATGCTGTGGTGGTGGTTGGGGGAGGCGCCCATCTGCCCCAGCTGCGCGATTGGCTGACAGAGAAGCTTTCACCCACACCACTGCTGACACCCCCGCCGATGGAGGCGGTGGCCTGCGGTGCCCTGAGCCTCACTCCCGGAGTTCGCATGCAGGACCTGCTGCAACGGGGAATCTCACTGCGCTGCTGGAACCAGCGCAGCAACAGCCACCACTGGCATCCTCTGTTCTTACCGGGTCAGCCCTGGCCATCCAGCAAGCCGCTGGAGCTGATATTGAGCGCCAGCGGTCCCGACCAGCAGTCGCTCGAGCTGGTGCTTGGAGAGTCCAGGGGGGAGACAAGACATGAAGTCGTGATGGTCAATGGTCTGCCCCGGGTGCTGGAAAAAACCGATGGTTGGGATGACGTCACAAGGCGGCCCGACACCGCCTGTGAGCTCGCTCTGGACCCTCCCGGACAGCCTGGAGAAGATTGTCTAAAACTGCGTTTCCATCTCAATGATCAGGCGGAACTGATCCTGGAGGGAGAGGATCTGCGCACCGGCGAAAGCCTTGAGCCGAGACCACTTGGGACCGTGCGGTGA
- the murD gene encoding UDP-N-acetylmuramoyl-L-alanine--D-glutamate ligase, with protein sequence MTLSVVVGLGRSGIGAARLLKAQGSEVVVLEKAENDACRRKSAGLRQQGIDVQLGQPLEISSFEPWLDELDQVVISPGIAWTHPTLEALRTRGVRVKGEMALAWETLRQRPWIGITGTNGKTTVTHLLHHVLSHGGLKAPMAGNVGYSAAELALGCLEGSSPPPDWVVMEMSSYQIEAATEVAPRIGIWTTLTPDHLERHGSLDAYRAIKRGLLERSQLAILNGDDPDISRTRCSWGETRVNWVSASRECSNSSSARLSVSDDGWVCEGERRLFCAEALAMPGEHNQQNMLLVTAAALEAGLAPETIESALRCFDGVPHRLESLGTVKGIAVFNDSKATNYDAAAVGLQSVPSPVVLLAGGQTKQGDAQPWLQLLKERSSAVVLFGSGAKELLGLIEASAFPGAVSIHRGLDDAVPHALELARHHKAASLLLSPACASFDQYTDFEARGNHFRELIQASQSN encoded by the coding sequence ATGACCCTGAGTGTCGTGGTCGGACTCGGACGCTCTGGGATCGGGGCAGCCCGTCTGCTCAAGGCCCAGGGATCAGAGGTGGTGGTTCTCGAGAAGGCTGAGAACGATGCCTGCAGGCGAAAGTCAGCCGGGCTGAGACAGCAGGGCATTGATGTCCAGCTCGGACAACCCCTGGAGATATCCAGTTTCGAGCCCTGGCTCGATGAGCTCGATCAGGTGGTGATCAGTCCGGGAATTGCCTGGACGCATCCAACCCTTGAGGCATTACGAACGCGGGGAGTTCGGGTGAAGGGAGAGATGGCTCTGGCCTGGGAGACCCTGAGGCAACGTCCATGGATTGGCATCACTGGCACCAATGGGAAAACCACCGTGACCCATCTTCTCCACCACGTGCTCAGCCATGGCGGATTGAAGGCTCCGATGGCCGGCAATGTGGGATATTCCGCCGCAGAACTGGCCCTGGGATGTTTAGAGGGCTCCAGCCCTCCGCCCGACTGGGTCGTCATGGAGATGAGCAGCTACCAGATCGAAGCGGCTACCGAAGTGGCCCCGCGCATCGGGATCTGGACGACGCTGACACCTGATCACCTGGAGCGACATGGGTCACTAGACGCTTACAGAGCAATCAAGCGCGGACTGCTTGAACGGTCCCAGCTGGCGATTCTCAATGGCGATGACCCAGACATCAGCCGAACTCGCTGCAGCTGGGGAGAGACCAGGGTGAACTGGGTCAGCGCCAGCAGGGAGTGTTCAAACAGCTCGAGCGCTCGGTTGAGTGTGAGTGACGACGGCTGGGTCTGCGAAGGAGAGCGAAGACTGTTCTGCGCTGAGGCCCTCGCCATGCCCGGAGAGCACAATCAGCAGAACATGCTCCTGGTCACTGCAGCGGCTCTCGAAGCTGGATTAGCTCCGGAAACCATTGAATCAGCATTGCGCTGCTTCGATGGGGTCCCCCATCGACTCGAATCGCTAGGAACCGTTAAGGGCATTGCCGTTTTCAATGACAGCAAGGCAACCAACTACGACGCAGCTGCCGTGGGTTTGCAGTCCGTACCCAGTCCGGTGGTGCTGCTTGCAGGCGGTCAAACCAAACAGGGCGACGCTCAGCCCTGGCTGCAGCTGCTGAAAGAGCGCAGCAGCGCCGTTGTGCTGTTTGGTTCAGGGGCTAAAGAACTGCTTGGCTTGATCGAAGCGTCTGCCTTCCCCGGAGCCGTGTCCATCCACAGAGGCCTGGATGATGCTGTTCCCCATGCTCTTGAACTGGCCCGACACCACAAAGCTGCGAGCCTGCTGTTGTCACCGGCATGCGCCAGCTTCGATCAATACACCGATTTTGAAGCTCGTGGCAATCACTTCCGTGAGCTGATCCAAGCGAGCCAATCAAACTAG
- a CDS encoding DUF2811 domain-containing protein — MSFHSELPQPLQQAMVAFIERCPNWDQYRLIQAALAGFLIQHGVESREITRLYVGNMFRRESLTQGV; from the coding sequence GTGAGCTTTCATTCCGAGCTCCCCCAACCCTTGCAGCAAGCCATGGTTGCGTTCATTGAGCGCTGCCCGAACTGGGATCAGTACCGTCTTATTCAGGCTGCTCTGGCTGGATTCCTGATTCAGCACGGCGTGGAGTCGAGAGAAATCACTCGCCTTTATGTGGGCAACATGTTCCGTCGAGAATCCTTGACCCAGGGCGTTTGA
- a CDS encoding DNA-directed RNA polymerase subunit omega produces the protein MLSAGVDHQDLAKRGESLIRQASNRYLTTVRIAFRAKQRRFDDFDGLLEESSVKPVQRAIVELSDEQDQPDLLPG, from the coding sequence ATGCTCTCTGCCGGAGTCGATCATCAGGATCTCGCCAAGCGCGGTGAAAGCCTGATCCGTCAGGCCAGCAATCGCTATCTGACCACGGTTCGGATTGCTTTCCGTGCCAAACAGCGTCGCTTTGACGATTTCGATGGTCTGCTTGAAGAATCCAGCGTCAAGCCTGTGCAGCGCGCCATCGTTGAGCTGAGCGATGAACAGGATCAGCCCGATCTTCTTCCTGGATGA
- a CDS encoding EVE domain-containing protein: protein MAYWLMKSEPDVYGIHHLEQEQTTLWDGIRNYQARNFMRTMAVGDQAFFYHSNCKPPGIIGLMEVIETGLVDPTQFDPSSKYHDPASKAESPRWHCVRLAYRGRFRDILSLEDLRQSYQPEELAVVRRGNRLSILPVDDRIAQDLLNRLGSIQ from the coding sequence GTGGCCTACTGGCTGATGAAAAGTGAACCCGATGTTTACGGGATTCATCATCTTGAGCAGGAGCAGACAACGCTCTGGGACGGTATTCGCAATTATCAGGCGCGGAATTTCATGCGCACGATGGCCGTTGGCGATCAGGCCTTCTTTTATCACTCCAATTGCAAGCCTCCTGGGATCATTGGACTGATGGAAGTGATCGAAACAGGACTTGTGGATCCCACACAGTTCGATCCATCCTCGAAATATCACGACCCTGCGTCGAAAGCGGAATCACCACGCTGGCACTGCGTGCGTCTGGCCTATCGAGGCCGATTTCGGGACATCTTGAGTCTTGAGGACCTGCGTCAGTCCTACCAACCTGAGGAACTGGCCGTCGTTCGACGCGGTAATCGACTCTCCATTCTTCCTGTCGATGACCGAATCGCTCAGGATCTCCTCAATCGACTTGGCTCAATTCAGTGA